The nucleotide window atatattattggtatATTAGATGCGAAattcataaataagaggataatatgTTGTAGTGTAAGCGTATTAGAACCCACATCCTTTTACATTGATAACAATGTTTATACCAATCGAACTAAAACGTAATCGAAACTTAAAtcctaattaaataaaaaaaattttaaaccccatATCTTAAAAAATCCCCTAGATGATATAAGTggataaaattaaaatcaaatcaaaagAAAATTACATCCTTTTTGAATGAATAGGTATTTTCCCAATTGAAAAACAACAAGAGCACCATAACAACTATAATtaacaacaaaaataataattttgattgAATGGTCAAACATCTTTATGGAAGAAAAAAGAAGCTTTATAGTTAATGAGGACAAATTTGAGTTTTCATTTCCTTCAATCGATGAATGGAATATTGAGAAATATATAGTGAAGAAACTGATTTATCATTATGATAATTTATCTCTTTGTGTTTTATTTGAGTCTTGTTGCTGCTACCGACAAAACATCACTCCATGTCCATAGCCCACCAACAATCCAAcgtaaaagcaaattaaggcaTTCAAACTTATAATTACTAGAGTTAAACAAAAATGCTAGGTTTTGGGTAAAAAAATATTTGGTAAAGTTGAAATAATGAATGTGATGATGTTTTGGATTTCAATATTATGATTCTCGTATTTTATAGACTTATCAATataaatacctttaaaataatatttgttgTTGTATAAAACGAATGGGTTTTGGGTAATTTTACAATTGAGTTGTGATCTGGTTAATGAATGACACTAACTCAGTCAAACACATTATAATATTGCgttaaaatattttcttaaaaattatttaataataaatatagatgGAGGGTAACAAATTTGTATCTTAATACTATGGAACGTGTTCAATCCTTGGGTTtgtaattttaattgttttatttgaagatgatataaaaataagaaaagacaaaatgttattataataatattaattataatttaaaagaatttcataACCGAGTTAGTGACTCGATTAAGAGTGACACCAACTCCTTAAATGTAAGTATATAGGTATAAATTAACTACTAATGTGGAATTAAAATGTTATCCAATGATTAAATTTGAGATCGGTGTGAATTGACGACTTGAACATATGTATTTTTGTTATTTAACCGTAATCAAATGTAaggtaaaataattatattaaattttaatagcgataaaaattaattattacaaGTATTGAATGAAATAACTAGCAAAATGTAAATGAACTATCTTGTGTTTTTTTCAGAAAAAGTTAAATATAGAATGAGACTCATGGTGTGTTTAGTTGGATGAAAAAGTAGTGGAATGAAGAATACATATCCTCTACCCCTTTTGATGCCCCTCCAACCATTTTATCTCTTCAATTTTCCGTTCTTCCACTTTTCTTTCCACTACTAAACAAAATTTGcaatcaaatttaaatttaacataaaaaaaaaattaagttatgAAATGAAAAATAAGTAGGGAGAAGAGAGAACATTaaatattaaacaaaataaatggAGGGGAGAGGGAAGAGGAAAGGAAACAAGAGAGGCCCCCACAATCCAAGTGGGAAAATGGAACCATGTGCGCTCATATGGTGGTTGGCTATTTCAGCCCCCACTTCACTCGCTTTTCTCACCTCTATTACCCAATCTGATAACGAAAGCAAAGGCCTTCAATtctattactttttttttttttttataatttattttattatctcaTAACTCGTATTATTAATTCAATAAAAACTTAAAGAATAATAAATTGGTATATATCCAAATCAAAGGTTGATTCCCAAGTCTCCTTCCTCTTTACTACACCTCCCATTTCCAATCCCTTGCTTTTTCTTAATTCTGGTCACATGTTTTTGTTCTTATAAGTCCCCTAACCACATCTTTGTCTTTCTTTCTTCCTGTCTGGTTGGTCTGTTTAGATACTGTGTCAGAGACTTAGTCAGCTTTTGTCCCTGCGAACCAACCGTGTCTGAACCACTTCTCTTCCATCCCTTAAAAGGGCAATACCCTTATTAGATATTTGCTTGATCTCATAACCCAACACCCCCAAAAAAGAACCCTAATTTGTTATCAACTTTCATATCTCAATAAATCATATAGTATATCCCCCCTCCCCATGAATAACCCTCACCACCTGAACCCTACTTCTCTAAAATCCAGGTTCACCACGAGGTTCCTCCGGGCCCTGACTAAAATCCGTGCTCAAAAACCTATCTCCTCGTCTTCTCCCACAGAGATCTTCCGACGGTATCGAAGGATCAAGGTTGCAGCTGACAAGTCCATGGCTTACTCCGTTAGGTCGAGGAGAATTTGGAGTAAGGCAATGCTTTGGAAGCTTCGAAGCCGATCTTATCGTCGTCAAGACCCTTGTTCAGGCAGAAGATCTGGGAAGACTAATCAAGCCATCATGAAAAAATCAAGTAACGAGAATACTACAACAAGAAGGGAAGATGGGGTTGGGTTTGTTGAAGAGGCAGATGAACTAAGACAGCTTGTTCCAGGTGGTGAAACCATGAATTTATGCAACTTGTTGGATGAGACTGCACATTACATAAAGTGTCTTACCACCCAGGTACAGGTGATGAAAAAAATTGCAGATTTCTACTCTTTCTGagtaattatatataaatatattcttatcacttcaatatatataaaataaatccaaggaacataatttaaaaaaaaaaaagagaaggaaatTTGGTCTATACAGAGATGGGTGAGTATTTTATTTCTGTAGAAAGCATATATAGATATATAGCCAGCTGAAACAGTTCTTAAACTTTCATGGTCAGTAGTACTAAGTGAAGAAACTTGCAAAATCTGTGTCATGGTATTTTAAAGTATTTGTACAGTTAAAGTTGGTGATTTCTATTCCTAAATATATGCATCTATTTTACATACAATTTGGAGTCATTTCCTGTTAACTGAGTGATTCTTTTATTACCCTTTCTTGTTCTTGGGTGTCTAAAGCTTTTGGTTGATCAATTATCATTTTccacctctctctctctctctctctctttctctctaattttaattgtttttagttatattattatattggAAGATATCAAGGTGAGAAAATTGTAGTTTAAGAGTatctttatatataaaattatcaaCCACACAAAATTAAACAAGGATTATTATCCATTAAACAATGCCAAGACTCAATAAATAAACACACTCCAAAGCAGAATGTTTTTTCTTCCCAATAATGCCAAAACAATCAATCATAATCAATAATTCTTAAATTTTTgtcaagaatatatatatatgtgtgtgtattcCTTTGCTTTAACACTGATTAACTATTCAGCTAATGCCTTATCAATCTTAATAGCatgcatattattattattacaaaatAGCAGCCTCTCATTTCCACTTAACTATCGAAtcttatatatagtatattttagTTGCTGTGTGAGTTGTAAATTTTGATACTTTAAAGTTTAAACCCTAATGCTTGTCAaccatatttttctttttctttttttatttttatttttcaattaataAAGTAATTACCTTTATAGAAGAAGCTTTCATGCTCAAATCCTCCATTTCCCACCTTCAGTATTAACCAGAACTTGTTCAAACTTCAATGTGGTGTATAATATATACAGTGTAGGGTTAACTAGCTTTTaaagctaattttttttataaaaatattaaatctatAACTCATCAATGGCTGGCTAGATGTATATTGAAATATCTAATTATTAAGGATCTAATATTGCTTTAAAGAACTGTAAGATGGTAtagcttttattttttttccttttcacaAAAGAAATTCAGATTATATTTATGCTAAAATTAATCATGGTCTGTAAAAAACTTGTA belongs to Gossypium arboreum isolate Shixiya-1 chromosome 7, ASM2569848v2, whole genome shotgun sequence and includes:
- the LOC108482495 gene encoding transcription factor IBH1-like yields the protein MNNPHHLNPTSLKSRFTTRFLRALTKIRAQKPISSSSPTEIFRRYRRIKVAADKSMAYSVRSRRIWSKAMLWKLRSRSYRRQDPCSGRRSGKTNQAIMKKSSNENTTTRREDGVGFVEEADELRQLVPGGETMNLCNLLDETAHYIKCLTTQVQVMKKIADFYSF